The Thunnus albacares chromosome 13, fThuAlb1.1, whole genome shotgun sequence genome segment ACCACCAGAAAGATATGTGATAATACAAATAACAGGAAGTTGTAGAGTTATAAACAGTAAAGCCACGAGCGGCTCTGGGCTGTTGAGTTggttcctttttctttttctgggaTCTCTTTTTTCCTTGGGGCCTTTTGAGGGATCTCTTTGAGACttttaatttttgctttttaattttttgtttaagtttttgtattttactctTTGTATTCTTGGATTGCTTACGTTGTAAAACCAATTAAAactagtttgtatttttatacacttgACTTGTGCTCCTCTCTCAGGTCCTCTGGTGTTCATTTATTCTTATGGACTCTGATGTTAAGATGTTTCctcatcacaaaacaaaaaagatgctATAGCATCTTTATAGAATTGacttaattttataatttttcataGTCCTTATATTATTTTTCCATATTATGTGTTGAACTTTCTGTCCTCATGAATGTTTACTGTGCGTTGTTCTCCTgaacattaaataatatatttcagtgatcatttttcttttgtcaacAGTATTATATATCACATATTTTAGCTccacattttctacatttgtcTACGTTTGTATGTTaattttttcagtgtttagtttttttaaaaaatatatttcatgtgtatttgtttgcGTTTCCATATAGACTTTGTGAATAcatctgtttatttgtatattgtgTCACATATATACGTTAAATATCGTAagcatcagaaaaaaacaattcaagataaaaaaaaaaattcctttaaaaaaaactggaaacagaaaggtcaaaggttaaaaTAAGGCGTGGTCTTTAGTCACATGACCGGAATGTAACAAACACGTGCTTCCTGCTGCCGCACGCTGCCTCCTGCTCAACACCAACAAACCTCCGCTGAgctgagaaaacagagaaaaacacaaacatgccgAAAGCCAAGAAGtcaggaaagagaaagaagttCGATTATAATCAGGACcgaaagaaaatgaagaagaagtTCATAAAGAAATGTAACCCGAGGATAGAAGAGTAAGTAAACGGCACGTTAGCATGTGAGCTAATATGAGCTAACAGTGGGCATGTTGACACCTGACCTGTGGGTtcaagaagtattcagatcctttacttcagttaaagtacataagtattatgagcttgatgtagttaaagtattgcagtaaaagtacataagtattatgagcttgatgtagttaaagtattgcagtaaaagtagtggtttggtccctctgactgatatattattatatatgacatcattagattattaatagtgaagcatcagtgttagagcagcatgttactgttgtagctgctggaggtggagctagtttacactactttatatacagttagctagtttagtccagtggttcccaacctaggggtcgggcccctccaaagggtcagcagataaatctgaggggtcgtgagatgattaatgggagaggaaagaagaaaaaacaaagttctgatacacaaatctgttttcagtttttggactttttctctaatctttgatttttggtgaaatattggatcatttgaacatttattgaaatgaaagcatgtgagaagtttagagggaaaaatcactatttggtggagctgttaacaactcatagacatgtgaaatgtgaccccgactacacactgctttttgtaagacatcaaaagacaaaaaggttggaaaccactggtttcatctttaacaatgtgttgtattttaaaagcttgttatattatccattgtgtcaaatctgcatctgaaaagtaactaaagctgtcaaataaaaaaaagtcatcattttgagtcatttatttagttaaagtgaatattttcaggtttctttagtcctccatgacagtaaactgattatctttgggttgtggacaaaacaagactatttctggcattttatagatcaaatgactaataaatgagaaaataattgatagattagTTGGTCAGTTAAGGGTTTTCCTTTATAACAATAGTCGAAAtcataaaaacaagcaaaatgtaTGAAACCTGTATGATTTTCACTAAAGAACGGATGTAAAAGATACTTCTTATTAGATGggactttatttttttacacaccCTGAGATGGATAACTGAAAAACGTGACACGTTAACATGTGGATTCAGATACAAATTTGTTCATATATTTGACAGAATCACACTGAAATCCTTGTTACATGTCCTGGGATCTTCAGATTAgttctgttgtgtgtttgtgtctcttaaCTGCTTCTGTTTCACAGTCCACAGATCCGAAACGCGTGGGACGACAAGAAGTCCATGGCCAGGAACCTGCAGGAGATGGGTCTGGCTTTCGATCCAAACCGCACTCTGCCAATCATGAAACAGAGAGTAAGTGACCGTTGAAGGTTTGGGTCTGATTTAACCTCACTTATAGTTTTATTAAACCAGCGAGATCTTCTTCTAAACAGCACGACACACTCAGATTATTCATCTTGTAGTTAActcataacatgtttttttactgttatactCTGAAGTTTATTCAGACAAGATGGCTGCGACCTCAACAAtgttgacaaaaagagagaaatgcagCGTTACTTTGCGTAATTCTACTATGAATGTAAATTAAGAATCGGCTTACAGCTTACAGCTGTAAGTTCACTATAGTTTAAAACGCGTTTTCTAACAGCGGCCACGTTGGGAAATCAAGACTGTTGCAAAACAGATAAACAGTCAAAATTTCAGCGATCGTCTCGACAGCCAGATTGTTGATCGATTAGGTGATTAATCGGGAATTACAACTTCAAACTGAACAGAAATTCAGTGTTAAAATCGGGCTTTATTTGTAGAATCTTTACTGGCCTTTTGATTCAATTACGATTCACCTGTCAACGATTCAACTGCCCGATGTATCACATCCTCAGTTTTTCTGTATCACTGCACATGGCCACTCATTAAACTACAACAGtctatataaaataaaaagctgcaTCTTTTCCACCTCattacataaacacatgtaaCGGCTACTTGTTAACTCCATCACCTGAgctttggtttggtttaaaacTTCACaccgagttattttcttcacctcagagttaAATTGTTTAacgctgcagtgtgtgttggtcagccggTCCGCTCgactcacaaagcttttatttagTCATTGAACACTTGAAGTCAGATTTGTCCGTTCATTGACACATTTCCACACCTCTAGTATCTGTCTGGCTTTCCTGCAGTTGAGTCAGACAAAGCGTCTTATGTAAAGATCTTGTGTTTTCAGAATGAAGCTCCTGGAatcaaggcaagtttatttgtgtcgcacatttcaacaacaaggcaattcacAGTGCTTTACATCAAGCATAAgggcattaaaacagaatataaaagcaacacaagtaaaaagacatataaaaacaattaaaaagtgttaaatttggaaataaaaaagaagctaaaaagggaataagacagataaaacaatgcagtgtaaaaatattaaCCCTTAATGTGGGTTAAtgcggcaaacagaaaagtcttcagctgcgatttaaaagaactgagagtcaCAGCAGATCtacagttttctgggagttaaaaactgaaagctgcttctccatgtttagttttgactctggggacagaaagcagacctgatcccagaccacctgagaggtctagatggttcattatgtagcagcagatcagaaataaaccaacagcagtatcttaaagtcaattctttgacagacaggaagccagtgtaaagatctgagaactggagtgatgcGATCcatttcttggtcttagtgaggaatcgagcagcagcgtctgaatcagctgcagctgtctgatggatttttttttagggagacctgtgaagacaccgttacagtagtcgagtctactgaagataaatgcaggaCAAGTTtctccaaatcctgctgagacataagtcctttaattcttgatatatgCTTCAGGTGATAGAGGGTTGACTTTGTAATTGTGTTAATGTGGATATTTAAATTCAGGTAgatgactacaccaagatttctggcttagTTTGTGGTCAATATATCAATATGACTATTTAATATCACATTTACCTCGACTCTCATTAAGAGAAAAAGGAAACCCGACGTTGTTAAGAACACTTTTAGATGTTGGAGTGTGGAGTGACATTATTTTACAACCTGCTTCAGCCTCCAGACTGTGATTAAGAAGTGTAGAGGAGACTcgttgactttgttttttttttaaatttaaaataataattgcaTCGTAACAAgtcagaattttaaaatgtgattatatCTTGTAGTTTTCATTTGAGCCAGAAGGGAGCGACAGAGTGTCGGTCAGTGGAGATGAAACACCTGAGAAACCAGCAGCAAAACATCCAGTTAGAGGAAAGAATCATCAGAaatcagcaaaaagaaaaagaaaaacaggcttTCTGTTTCCTGCAAAGAGTCAGGACACCtactgacagctgttttatgatgatttatggtctaactgtcTGTAAACAGAGTTCCCCCGCCTGTCTAACTCAAAGACAGACCGCTCCGCTGACTTTGTTGAAAACTCCAACACGTGACGTTGACGCAACGAAAAAGGCGGAACTCACCTGCGAGGGCGGAAAAGGAAGGTCTTtagtttgcttttaaaagaagagtGTCTTTGATCTGAGAAGATGTTGCACCCACAACTACTCAAAAaggcttatatgaggcttcagcagtctgagttaatcatatgaagtggatatctgacacatttacagtctttttagcataaaattccctctttgtgtttccctgttgagctgcaggtggaagtatagtaacaaaaagaggaactttggcactaaaaagactgtaacgttgaaagatatctaaacatagcacaaaaagtaaggaaatatgtgtttggtagattatttctttgttgtaacaatggttcttggcaataaatcttatactgttgggAAGCCTGTTTATTACCCAAatcagagaagatttggcaaatttttcatgggtgcaacccacatactcagctctgctgctcatcctacaaatgcatgttccttacaaatgtggcaccatttaaaagggaaataaacaactTTCCAACTGTAAAAgatgccaagaagcattgttacaacaaagaaataatctaccaaacacaaatttccttacttttgtgctatgtttacttgatttgactcatttggacactgaagcttcatattagcttcagataaacttttaaatacatttttgcacagaaggaggactgtggattttgtcctccatcacttatacattgtaaggtcattatgaagggatcttctaatggtcagtatgaacaggaggaatgattacagcaagaaaaacatgtttcactgttcatttgagctcctgactgttgtttaaaaatgtgaacttgtcctttaaacaTCAGAGCAACATCCATGTAGCTCCAAACTgtcataaaagcagcaaatatccCACAATGATGGAAACtcctgaatgtaaacataacacCAGTGACAGATTCTACTaaactttgttttcagttcaaACCAGAAACGATCAGCGTgcagaaatatttcatttatgcACTGAAATTAATCTGTTTTACTCATGAATCCTAACAGCAGTGATGATGTAACTGATACGGATGctttattgggtttttttttttgttgatctcCAGTCTGCTGTTTAATCAAGTTAATCTCGTCAGTCTGCAGTtcgtttgtttcattttgttaacTTGTGACTGCGAGCCGACCATAACTGATTCATTCATCGTCGTCTCCTCTGGGCTCATAAAAGCCGAGAACTCTGTCGTCTCCTGAACTGACGTCACAGCCGAAAAACCCGACGTCACACCGATCGTGTAGCAGTAGAGGAGAAGAAGACGGACGATCTTCTGACCTGATGGATTCACCTAGAGTCTGACGCGCTGACTGAcgacctctgttgttgttgttgtttccagtTTGTTATCCAGTAATCGCCGTTTTTTTAAGAAGGAAAATCTAAAGTCGGACATATTTAAATCTCTCTGCTCATAACATCTGGTGAAAGTAATTCCCTCTGAGCACAATTTGAACTGTATTAAAAATAGGCTAAAATTAAATTTCCACCTATCCTTCtatccttgtgtgtgtgtgtgtgtgaactgaaTCATAAGAGCACAGCGATGTCGCCTCGGGGAGGACAAGGTCACAAGGCTCATACGCATTTCAAGTTGTGGAGAGACACTTTGCAACTCTGATTTTATATCAGTAGCTGAACGctcaaaagtaaaacaatatGTGCCAGCAACAGGATGTggttatttaatttgtttgttttcaaagagTTTTCATTCCATCTTATTTTATCTGAGAATATGTTTCGCCCCAACGAACGCAGGCTCGCATAATAGCGTTGTTGATGATGTCATTCTTTATATAACCTGcctattaattgtttttaagcTCAGTAATCACAGGTAACATTTGTCCGGGACGTTGAAATTTTGCAGGAAACGCGGACCGGCacgtgttgttttgttgttgttcataatgtgtttttgtttacactTGCAGCTCCTCGGTGATGACAAAGTGACTAAAGCTCCCGCCGGCATCGTGACCAAACCCTACGTCCTCAACCGtgagttttttgggtttttttaattcagaacgcttcatataaaataatgttCGTGGTCcagactttgtttgtttgtgtgttgtgaagTTAGTTTGTCTTTGATAAACATGTAAACTGTAATTAAGTTTCTCTTCAGGTGTTTGTAAAGCAGCAACAGTCATAACGAGCCTAGTAAAGAGTTATGCATCATTGGATTGCATTAATGGTGTATTTTAAAGGTGttcctgatattttgtccaccccccTCACTGTATGTTCTTAAGATTAAAGCTGCACCAATTAGTCAATTggtacagaaaattaatctgtggattaatcgtttgttgtttttttaagaacaaaatccaaatattaattagttccagcttcttgaatgtgaggattttatacttttttttgtcatatatgatactaaactgaatattttggggatTTTTGGACTGATTGttgaataaaacaagcaattggAATACATTTCCTTGGGTTGTTTGCAATTATAAtttcaaattatatatatatatttttttacccttttctgacatttcatagactaaataATCGATAatgaactgattaattgatacAAAAAGTGAGGTGCTGAGAGTTGCTTAAACTCCTCAGTCTATTCGCACATGAATGTTTAAagattttaataatataaagtTAATTTTAGCATTAAACTCAAGATATTTATGGGAAACTGGGTAAAGTGTTTGTGGTAGAATAGAGGCTGATTAAGTCATTGTGAAGCTTTTTTAAGGACTGTTTGTACAACAGTGTTTAGGTTTGGTTTGATAAGAAGTTCATTGTGTCACCAGGCGTTATGGCTATAAAACAACACTGCATTAAAACAACACGTGACTTGTTGCTGTGGGCGTGTTGTTTGAGGAACaagtgaaatgatgaaatgcaATCCACGAAGGCAGATATGAGTAATAGATCCATGAAGGCTTATAAAATGTTGGCCTTAAATTCCaatcaaaatcacatttaatcttccctctttgcagtcaaaactAATGTcgacatgtttttaaataaattattaattgttttgtatCATTAAAGTGAAGGAAAAAGGTCTTTGGGGCAGAGTGAGTGTTGTTAGCAGTGGAACTGAAGAATAaaaaccaaaccagcatctaacaggtctgAAGTATTTAGCTGTCTAgatgctaactgatgttagcgctgcacttttccccggtgagcgtttgtttggtggctcgttcaacaagctaagctgcaggacaagatgtgtgtttaAGTTAGATTAGAAGGAGACTtaagcaggaaagctaatgtgggttgttgttgttcagagtctgttgagtagcaggatgcaatcaggctcagtgtgaccttCTGCTCTGCCGATGATAGAACGACACGTTATTGCTTTATGCAAAGATTTAATTTTCTGGATcgaaataaggactccagccttttttttttttaaagacaagtgatttacagagcagatgtgttgctgtagcagacaaaagaaggcaatttaatttcagttggacttttaATTCAAGAGACCGACTCCTTGTGCGTCACAGCTAATATGACTGATTTCTCcctctttgttctctctctctggaggcCATTTGCAATTGTCAACAGTGCAAATTGACACGTCAGAGTTCATCAAAGTTGAACTCTACATGAAAGCTCTGCGTGAAAGTGCTTTGCCTCCGTTCTTGGTGTGAAACTTCAGTTATAAAAGCTTCGTGAGCGAGCCTCAAGGCTGAAACAGCAGGCGACGTGTTTTCCTCTGCTTTCACTAAATGTCACAGCTCTTGACTCTTGTCACCTTTTTTTACGAAGACGGTTTCCACCTTTTTCACATTATTCAGTTGAAGATTTGCTGTGATTGCAGCcttatttgaataaaagcatGTTTGTGAAACTCAAAGGAGTCGgccttcagctgcagctgctctgCTTTTCATCGCTGAGTGACTTCTGTTCCTCTGCAGTAGCAGCGCTAGTTGTAAAGCTCTGAAAACAATGATTTGTGTTGACAGTTATAATACAAAGATTGACTTAGatgatttgcatattttatcTTTACGTTGTTGTCTTCTCAccaaaattaaacagaaaaatgaaagatgaaaaaaaactaatgaatcATTAAACACTAGCAAGATGAAAAattctttctgtctcttggAAGCCTCTACGATGTGTTTTACATcctgatttgtgtttttgttgttgagcagagctggaggaggaggccaACCGTCCCGAGAAAGACTCCAAGACTTTATCCTCCGACCTGATCGAGTACGCTCAGCACATGATCCGGGAACACAAAGACGACTTCAAGGTAAGAGCATGAACCAAAGCCAAATGGGGAAATAAAAAGACCACACTTGCATGATTTATCCCAGCGTTTTATGTTGAGTAATgattagaaaataatgaaaaaaaaaagatcactgcttcccaaaacccaagatgcaacctaagaTATTCATGTCGATTAATATACTAAatattgcagctctagttgagTCTCgttgctgatgtttagcaggtataatttTACTCTGTTTGGTCTTTTTGATTCCTTGATGATGCGTTCAAGGACACTCTGACATCTGAGATATGAATACTGGCTGCCAAGGTCTACGACAGATTTCTTCGTACCATCCTGGACAAACCTAATCTGtcagttgaatgtttttatgtggCGAGCAGCAGATAACAGAGTCTTTTGTTTGGTTTCCTTGAAAAGTTTTGAATGAAGGACAAATAAGCGTTCAGCTGCATGATGTTCTGAGCGGCTGACTTTAGATGGAAAAGGTCACGCCAGTGCACATTAGACGTCGCTGAgagtttagtgtgtgtttttttttttttttttcagtttttatagcTCAGAGCAGTGAGTGGCAGAATTATTACTTGAGCTTTTATCAGAAAAGTGCCTCATTCAAATGGATTTTCAACAGCTGCTTTAAATGGCAATGAGTCATCTCTGAACTGCCAAATCACAATCAATAAGAGAGGGTGTTGTGTGTAAAATAGTCCATTTTGACTTTAAATTCTGAGAAGCTGAGTTAGTCACCTGCATATAACTGCTGCAATTAATTATATAACCGTCCTCTGAagatgtatttttgtgtgtctcctgcattttaagttttttattgTAGTTCAAACCTGAAACATGTGCTCCCagtaaaataactttaaatgtCTTAGATTTGTCACACAAAATCAAGTcatgttatgtttgttttttggatgtGTAAAGGGTTTTGTTTCCAGCTTTGTTTCCGTTTTACCAGCTTTTTACCGAATACTTCTCTAGCTTTGACCAAACTTACCGTCTTCCTCCCTGCAGGCGATGGCCAGAGATGAGAAGAACTACTATCAGGACACACCCAAACAGATCAAGAGGAAAATCAACGAGTACAAACGCTGCCACCCGGCGCACTACGACGCCTTCGTCAAGTCGCTCGCTGCTCCAGAGCCGATGATCCAGTAGAGAGAGATTATCAGCTTCAGCCTGACTTTTATATTATTCTCTGCAGCAGGACGAGACCGACGTCATTCTGGAGAAACTGTGACTGAAGTCCAGAATGAGGACGGAAGATACTCCGTAATCAGAGTGACAGGAAGTGCAGACGACGATGCAGGAGAATTGAGGGATgagctgttttgtttctgtcattttatcttGAAGAGAAAACTTTTCaggactttctttttttgttcctgTCCTCCCTGTCAAGATAAACCAACATTTCCCCATTTTGTTAGAGGAGTATTGTCCTGATCCCACtaacaaaaataatgtcatgaatgtgaaatgttgactgagatgtttttttttttttaatcgatCATTTAAATACCTTGAAGCTCGTTTAGCAGACTTGTGTTTAGTTCAAGTTCAAGTAACATCAACGTCATTCTCTAAAGAAAATCTCCCTGCAGCATCGTTGTTTTTACACTGCGGTGGAGAAACGTGCAGTTTTGTGTTGAAAACATATTTCCATTCATGTTTACATGCAAAGAAAAACCCCCATTCATAACTTAGTCAGCCAGTTGACCCAGTTTGTGTTAATGAATTGTGAACAGCTGGGTCAGAATAACATGGTTTAGGTCATATTCTGAGGAAGATATTAAACATGTTATTACAAAATGGAAACTTGTGCTTTTACTTGCAGTTTtgaatcttttttattttattttgatgccATAAAAAACAGTTGATGGAATAtgattaaagggaaaaaaagaccCTTTTTACAAAAGTTAAACAATAATTTGtaacctgtttttcttgtatAACATTTAGAGGTTACATATTAATTTAAGCCTTTATGGAACCGTGTAAGGTTAAAACAAAAAGTTGTACCTCttgtaaaattgttttgttaatGGTTTTGGTGTTAAATATTCCTAGTTTTCTGTATTTATGAGGACAACGCACATTAATCAACgtttctgtaaatgtgccagaACTCAACTGCAGAGTCGTCCTGAAACCTGTGAAGTTACAGTTAAAAATTACTGACAGAAGACAAAAGGAAACAGCAAAACATTAGTACAATACAGCAACAGTATCCACTGTTCAGTACATGTCGCCATGCAAGGAACGTTTCACCAGTAAAACCATTATTataaccattttctgacacgTGCAGAGATGTAATGAGACAACtaaaatatgtatatacataatgtTGATCttgatgaaatgttaaaagatgCAGTAACAAGATAGTAAAATGGTAATATCATACACCTTgggtaaaaataataaaaacactcacTGCCTGGCTTACTGCTGCACACGTcgtaaactaataaatattccagcagtaagcGAGACTGTGTGTGGgaagtttttctcatttttattcaagttttgCTTTTCCCCCTCAAGCACTTGTCGCATATTCTGGTGTTCAGAGACTTTCTTTCAATATCATAGACTTAACACAAAAGCCACAAAACGCAGAGTTATGAGACACAACTGTAAGCGCTCATAACACATTGTTAATAAAGTACCCTAAGAGCGTCGTACACACCGTGGTTTGGGTATGTAGTGAAGTTTAGTCACAATAAAACGTTTA includes the following:
- the nop16 gene encoding nucleolar protein 16 is translated as MPKAKKSGKRKKFDYNQDRKKMKKKFIKKCNPRIEDPQIRNAWDDKKSMARNLQEMGLAFDPNRTLPIMKQRLLGDDKVTKAPAGIVTKPYVLNQLEEEANRPEKDSKTLSSDLIEYAQHMIREHKDDFKAMARDEKNYYQDTPKQIKRKINEYKRCHPAHYDAFVKSLAAPEPMIQ